The Setaria viridis chromosome 9, Setaria_viridis_v4.0, whole genome shotgun sequence sequence AATTGGAAGAACCGTACTTCGGCTATAGTGTTCTGTCTTGACGAAGTATGAAGTCTGCATGCAATATCAGCTACCGAGACGGGAATAGGAAAAGGTGGCTGAGTGGAATGCGAGCATAACTAGAATGCAGCGTAAATCATGGTCCACGTCACATCACACTACACAAGACGATCGATGCGACTTCCAAGTCCTCCACTCCAAACAATGCCCTCGGCTAAAATGGAGCTTATGTAGCTCCAGTTCTCTACAGAAAGCCAAATCAAAGAATTCACTCAGCTCACGGCACTAAGATACAGATCTACAGCCACAGACGTCAGTCATACATATCCCAGTATTATTTTCGTGGATGAGGATTTGATCCTTTGATTTGCTGCCAAAACTGTGTTGCTAATCCACCTGTAGATCTGCACCATCGGAATACTAAGCAAATTCTCGATTCAACCTCTTCTCTTATGCATATATGTGCAGCTCAATCCCATGATGTCACGGACAATGCAACCCAAAGATCATTAGATGTCCCAGATATATACATCCTATGTGTCTGGATCTGCTCATCATCAGTACATAATGGGGTCGGACTCGAATAGTGACCGTTGCTTATTCTCTCCTTGACTGAGAATATGATTTCTCTTTGCATTGGTTCGTGGCCATTCAAAAGATTTCCCATGCTCAAAACTTTCCTCCATGATTGATTTGCAGTAGGGGGAGGAAAAAGGTTTGACAAAGCATCTCTCTCATGCATCCCCACTTTTTCCTTAGTGGTGAACTCCTAACATAGAATGTTAAAAGGAAATCAGGAACATGGCCTCAGAAAATTTGCTGGCAAAACAATGACAGAGCATGGGCACAGCAAGAAACTAACAGAGTAACACCAGATGGAGTCTTAGAAAAATTAAGATTCTGAATAAACTTAAACAGAAAAAAGAAGCACATTGCAATGAATTAAAATATCTCTAGTCCACACCCACATGATGTGGCTGAAAAAACTGATAAGTGACAGAGAAACTTGCAGTGTTGTAGAacaatatatgacgtttagggaAAGCTAATTAGTTCATTAAGCTTGTCTTAAACGTCATATAATtgaaaacggagggagtactatgaAAACCTTCAGTGTTTACTGTCTAGTAAACTATCATATACTGCAATTTTAGGATGTAGGCAACCGATGAGCAAATTAACTGAACGTATGAACATTTTAGTTCCATCAACTTTGTTCCTGCAAATGACCGTATGTAACGAACGAAGGGTAAAGAACATAGCATTTACCTTTTCATAGCAAATGCTTTCCAAAGTACTTCCCATTTTCGGAAGATAGTAGTTGAAGTAATCAGCAAAAATTGCTTGCGCCAGTCGTGGAGCATCTATAAGCTTCCTATGGATGGAAGCAGCAAGAATCAGCAACTTCTCAATGTGCTCAAAGACTTGACAAAGCCTCTTCAGGTCTCCAGCCAAATCACTGATGTCAGAATTCCCTGCTAAAACAACAGACTCAGTATCGCTGCCTGTGGCCAGTGCTTAAGATCCTGGAAGTTCTTTAGTCCCTAAAGGGTTGCTGGCATACAAGTTGGATATTTTATTTGGAGTATCTGTTATTTGCCTGGCAGCCAATAATCCTGGGGCTGTGTTTTAAAGGTGCATTTTGacagaaaaatattcttaaaaaCATTCAACATTTCAAACTGGCTGTTGGTTCTTTTGTTAGACAAAGGATAAGCGGGCACAAAAGCTCATCTTGGTAACAGAAGGTCTCCTGTGAAAAACAATCCATAGATACTTACTTCAAAATATAAGTCTACAGTTCACACAGCCAGCCGTATGAAAGGTATAGTAGTACCTTGAAGAGATTTCAGTGTCGACGCCATTGTGGCATACAGCTGATCCATTTTAGTCTTCATTAACTTGAAGCCACCATATGTGGTCTTGTTCAGGATATCAGCTGATGATTTGAAGGCAGTGCACACCATTTGCTCAAGGAGCTGCTGTGGCCTCAAAGTTTCAAGGTAATGAAGCACCTGTGTATCACATATATGAAAAGCTTAATACGCATCATGCTAGTATTTTATCTATAGTAAGATACTTAGATGCTAACTAATAGTCACGAAGATCATGGTTCCAACTTAAAAAGAGAGCCAACCCCATGCAGTTCAGAACTCCCATTTCCAGGTAAAGAAAATATGTGCTGATTAATTTAGTTTTCTTTGAATTAATAACTGAAACCTTCAAACTGCACATTATTCATATTCAGATCGGTCATTTATAACTGAAGAACCACTTTCTAGCACAAAACCACCTGCTCCACCATAATTAGTTGCAATGCCAACATGCCTTCTTATATGATTATGGAATCACCATGGATAAGAAACAACGAACTACCTTTTCTCCTTCCCGAACAGGATCAAGCAGCGACTTCTGTTCGGATACAGGCAATGGTGGAGCATCATTCCAGATTTTGCGCCACATATTCCCATGTTCAGACATACGCTGAGAAAGCTTTCCTTTAGGAGGCCAACCTGAATTACCATCTGCTTTGTCCTCACTCACCCAGTCACCAGGTGAATGCCACCGAATGAAATCTTCAAAAACGGCGTCTGGGTTTGCAGCTTTAAAAGCAGACATATCTAAGCAAGGAGCAGAGCTTCCTGTTAGTAGCAAATGAAGAAATTCTACAATACTAGtaacaaaaaggaaaagaagaattcCTAATCCAAAAGCCCATTGCCTTGCTCATAAATCAGAGTAAGTAAAAGAAAATTTATGAAGATAGATCTAGGAACAATAACACATCATGTAACGGATGTTAAGTCATGCTGTTCCCAGAAAATCTTACCTGAAGATAATATATCCCTTTCCAGTTGACCAGATAGACCCTGCGGGAACAGAGGAATGCTATGAAAATCAAATCCGATTTAGTTAGGCGGACTTATGCAATAGAGTAAGTAGTGCATATATCCCTCCAATTAACTGAGCTACTGTAGTTCTTCGGACAAACTATGAATCAGAAAGGGATTTGACCATTCATGCATAcaaagagcaacttcaagaacTTACAATGgcattgccaaaagcttctgctGCATGGAGCCTTTCTTCATGCATATCCTCGGTCATCAAAGGTGCATCCTAAGGAACTGATGGAAACATGAGGCAGTGCATGAGGATCACAATAATAAATCTGAAGAAGAGCACAAGCAGAACCTGAGTATATGGAGCATGCATTTCCTGAAATGTATTCAGGAGCATCATTTTAGGCACAACACCAGCTGATCCTTTCCGAGTTTTGTTCACTGCCTGTTCTTAAACTATGAGTAACCATCAAACTGTTTCAAATTCCAAATAAAAACAGTCAATGACAGTATATTACCGTAGCATTTGAAGTTTCATCTTTGTGGCCGGCACCTTTCTCGCGGTTCAGTGATTTCTTTCTCTCAATGCATATCGCAAGCTTGCCAAAAGAAAAAGCAAAAGGCACAACTGCTTAAAATATGCTGGAAAGAAACAGCTCACCCAATAAATTAAGTACTGAGTGTTAAAAACATGTTTCACTTTGCCAACTCTCCATTCGTAAGATAACTAAAAAATAGCCCCTTAATGCCAATTTATTAGATGTGAAAGAGGTAGGGGAAAAGTAGTTGCATCATTTGACAAACAGCGGCTTGCAGAAAAGTGTGAAAACCCATGAGACTGTATACCTTGTTAGAGTAACATAATGAAAATTGCATGGATCCTTCTTGTATATAGGACTGATGCTTAGTGACTGATTCTATATCACCTCCTCACCTCCCCCTTCTATCACTCTAAAAAAAACTAGATAAAAAATAAATCCGAACAAAAAAATAACCTTCAAACTTATTCTTGTCCTAATAACCTCCTCCCTTAAACCAACACCCCCAGAGTGTCGATCAGACCTGTCCTCTTAATCGCTATCAGATCAAGCTACCTATCCAAAGCCTGCATGAGACCAATTCTTTTGGCACGAGGAGCACAATGCAAGGACAGCATCATAGCTGGGTTTAGCGTAGTGGCAAAGACATGATGGTAGCAACACTGGAGCATCGATGTTGCTGTGGAATTGAGGGCATTGTGTAGGCCAAGCACAACAATGGAGGCTTGACACAGGCCATATCAGAGCTTGCCATCCTGGCATGACAGCAGAGCAGAGCTGAGAGCGTGTGTTGTCTGAGTCCGGTGAAGACACAATCATGCTAGAACCTAGGAGTACTACAATATACatgtattattttttaaattcattAAACTAGTATATCAAGCAACAATATAACTAAATAAATAGCATTCTTAGCATTCTCTCTGACTTATAATCTCGTATGAGGAGATGTGGCCCTCAAGACAAGGAAAAAGTATTGATGTACCATTTGTAACTTTTGGTGGATAAGACAAGAGGAGAGATCAATGCTCGAACTGCTTTTCATCCTAGGCAATCTTTCTGATTCCTCCCAGCACCAACGGATTTCACGTACAAAGTCAATCCACAGCACAGCAATTGCTGGAATAACAACCAAGTCTTTTATCAATAAAGCTCTCCAATAGAAAAcagaaattaaaagaaaagtcAGCAATAATACACACCGCGTATATTACAGTTGCCAAACCACAGTGCGTGCAAACAGAACTGGCCAAAAAGTGAATCTGCAGGTGCACCTCTCATAGCACGGCTATGCTTATTTTCTGCTTCCATATAGTTTGAGTTTCCAGCCTCTGTTGAACAGAAACATAAGAGTTTATTGGATTCTCAAAATGAATTCGAAGAGAAGAGTGCAGAAATTTAATAAAATAACATGATCCATCTACCTAATTTTCACTAAGAAGTAATGCCATTTCATTATTGTTAGTTGAGTTTGAATTTCTGAATCCAGCAACGCCAATCACTACCTGCAACCTCAAAAGCTAGGGTTGACATCCTTTTGATGGCAAGGTAGGGTTgacaccctttttttttttggctcagCAGCTCGTGAAGCATGCACACAAGCTGAGATGTAAAAAGGGAAACTGGGATGGAAGTCACGGGATAAAACTATAGGTGACTAATCAGATCAAGCAAGACAGAACTATCCATGAAGACTGCTGTCTGCTGAACTAAAACTCCGGATGCTGCCAAACCACGAACACACAAAGAGAGTAGCATGAGTTCAGGCAGTAATCCCTTTTCTGCAAATGCTAGCAGATCATTCTCACACTCAGATTAATTGGTCACTCCAGTTACGTAGATTTAAAGAGAAGCTTCCCAAAGTGCTAATATTTGAATAGCATGCAAAAAGTACCATATGAACCAGCAAATTACTTATGTACTCGCAGCCTAGTGAAACATTGTGGAATGTTCAGATTTTCAGTATTGAACTTCATAAGTGATTGGCTCCATTATGCTAGATAATGTGTTGACTTAGTAACTATAAGTTTCTTTCAGGCCAAAAAAGGAGGATAAATAGTACCATCACTGAAAAGATCTTTCATAACACGATCAATAACAGATGGTGGAGGCACAGTAGTAGTAGATTTTGAATTGTCCTGGCCTGAAGTATCTGCTACCTAGCACGGCAAATTTGAATTAGAAACAAAATCCTGGAAAGGTAATTGGGGTCACTTGGCAGGTACAGTGACTCGTATCAACTTCTTAACCTGCAACGAAGTCTTCCAAAAACTGTGCCTCCGCTGACGATTCATACGCATTCACTAGAAGATGTAGCTGGGATGCAAACCCAACAAATTTTCCAATAGAATCATCTACCCTACAATGTAAATTTGAACATATATCAAAACAAATGCATCCAGAATATGGGAAAACAACACATTATTATGTATGTACTAGACACCTAACTGGTGAGTGTTGAAATGATGGATAGATATGATGCTTATACTTCATGAAATTGAAATTACTTGCAGACGGTCAACAAGAGATTTACAAAAAAGAGTTACATGTATTGAGATACAACTGGGTGAAGAAACCAGCTATCAGCATCAAAGGAAGAAGCATTTTCCACTTCAGCCATCTCAAGGGTTTCTTCAAATGTCCTCTCTCCCCAAATGGCAGTCAGCTCAAAACCTAGGATAACCAAATGGATCATGTTATTAAATATACATCAATATGAAATATCCTCTAGAAAATTGAAAACATGATATGTATCAAATCCAATATATAACTTGCAACTAAGAGATAACACTTCTTAAACGTATCATTCAACTCACTGGAAAAGTGGACCTATTTATTATAGATAATTTTCTATACAAGAAATCTACCTTGTCCATGTTAGGGTTCCTTTTGTCTTGTATGAAGACTGAACAAGAAATATTTTACCTCCATAGTTACTTTTACAATGAAAGGATAGATTATCTTCTACGTGGAGATAACTTTTGGTGTCAAAGGTAAAATGTGAATCTCAATAACTATGTTATGTACTACCCTTatacaaaaatgcacttatatGTAAAACAAGGGAACAACTCGATTGAAATGAGGTGACTACCACTAAAATAGGATAATGAAAACTGTAATATATGATGCAGTGATGCTAGATCAACCTTGGATGGTATATATCAAAGTGGATAGACCTCATGTTACTGGATGGTGAAAGGGCACAGGTGTAAAGTGGAATAATTCAGTGGAAATTTTTGTAAGTGTCGGTAGCTTAATGACACTGACCTGTGCCTTTTAGGTTCAGTCCCATGGCTAACGTCGGTTCTTCAATTATGGTTGTTTATTTATAATTACTTGTAAAAGACATGAGACTTCAGTTACCTTTCACAGGATCCTCAGCAGAGTACCACTCTGCCCAAGGGCAATCATCGTCCCATTGTTTTTTGGGGTGGCTTGCAACTTCATTTTCAGTTAATGACTCAGCAGCTTCAGAATCTAAAGTCTCATTATCATAATCATACTCAGGAGTCCTGTAGGTAAGCTTCATTGAGAAGTGAACCTTTACCCTGGATGGAAAATCTGTTGAGGATAGGACCTCCAAAGTCAAAAACAGAAAAATGAAGGTTAACCCATGTACAAACACAAGCAGTCGGTAGGACATGTTGAATATAGAGAAGTTAAAGATGAACAGAATTACTGAACGAAAGCAAGTGATATATTCTAAATTTCAAATGCTACGCATTGTATAACGGTTAGCCACTCCTACCTTTACCTCctataaaaaaattatcttgGCTTTTTCTCAGCAACTTCTTAGTTTTGTTAAATACTATTAAGATTTAATGGAAGACCACAGACATCAGGAAACAGTAAAAGCTTTTAGAGACACTCACAAACTTTGATAGAAATAGCTCATGTAACCCCTCCAGATGCATGAGTCTTATTGGCACTTGGCTACCAATTCGATCAGCTTCAAATCTTCGAGTAAATACTGTTCCCAAGTTCTGAATTCCTATATGTGCTTTCCGTGAAGGGTCATGAACGGGTACAAATGCTGGCCAATTGctaaatttcaacaatcattcAGTAAAATGACAGTGATAACGCTTGTTAGGGAAGCTAAGCTTTAAAACTCACTCACCTGCCACAATTAGAAAGGGCAATTGCTACAGAACTCAAAAGCTTAGTTGATTCTGGATCGTCAAGAACCACACCGCTGGCACTCAGCGGAGCAATCATCTGTGAGCACATAAGAAACACTATGAGATTTGATTTAATGATGTAAACTAGCCTATGCACAATAACTACGCTCCACTACATATTAGAGCTTGGTGAATATTTTTTTGGAGGGGCACATAAAGTTTGTTGCACTAATAATTCAGTGATTTTAATTGGCAAAATTGAAATTGCTTTATGCTGAAAGAGAGTTAATAAAAGCAAAAAAC is a genomic window containing:
- the LOC117840194 gene encoding uncharacterized protein isoform X1; its protein translation is MASTSSSRYAKHRRIGEDEETEEDEEEAEEELERFDDFTIASSWERFISEIEAICRQWLADGPKILMQKGAEIVPPFENLYLIKRELKHGKRVYSMEYHFMKSAKGKNSYWDDDTHSMQLSFGVDEFLMIAPLSASGVVLDDPESTKLLSSVAIALSNCGSNWPAFVPVHDPSRKAHIGIQNLGTVFTRRFEADRIGSQVPIRLMHLEGLHELFLSKFVLSSTDFPSRVKVHFSMKLTYRTPEYDYDNETLDSEAAESLTENEVASHPKKQWDDDCPWAEWYSAEDPVKGFELTAIWGERTFEETLEMAEVENASSFDADSWFLHPVVSQYMVDDSIGKFVGFASQLHLLVNAYESSAEAQFLEDFVADTSGQDNSKSTTTVPPPSVIDRVMKDLFSDEAGNSNYMEAENKHSRAMRGAPADSLFGQFCLHALWFGNCNIRAIAVLWIDFVREIRWCWEESERLPRMKSSSSIDLSSCLIHQKLQMLAICIERKKSLNREKGAGHKDETSNATAVNKTRKGSAGVVPKMMLLNTFQEMHAPYTQDAPLMTEDMHEERLHAAEAFGNAIGLSGQLERDILSSDMSAFKAANPDAVFEDFIRWHSPGDWVSEDKADGNSGWPPKGKLSQRMSEHGNMWRKIWNDAPPLPVSEQKSLLDPVREGEKVLHYLETLRPQQLLEQMVCTAFKSSADILNKTTYGGFKLMKTKMDQLYATMASTLKSLQAGNSDISDLAGDLKRLCQVFEHIEKLLILAASIHRKLIDAPRLAQAIFADYFNYYLPKMGSTLESICYEKEFTTKEKVGMHERDALSNLFPPPTANQSWRKVLSMGNLLNGHEPMQREIIFSVKERISNGHYSSPTPLCTDDEQIQTHRMYISGTSNDLWVALSVTSWD
- the LOC117840194 gene encoding uncharacterized protein isoform X2; amino-acid sequence: MASTSSSRYAKHRRIGEDEETEEDEEEAEEELERFDDFTIASSWERFISEIEAICRQWLADGPKILMQKGAEIVPPFENLYLIKRELKHGKRVYSMEYHFMKSAKGKNSYWDDDTHSMQLSFGVDEFLMIAPLSASGVVLDDPESTKLLSSVAIALSNCGSNWPAFVPVHDPSRKAHIGIQNLGTVFTRRFEADRIGSQVPIRLMHLEGLHELFLSKFVLSSTDFPSRVKVHFSMKLTYRTPEYDYDNETLDSEAAESLTENEVASHPKKQWDDDCPWAEWYSAEDPVKGFELTAIWGERTFEETLEMAEVENASSFDADSWFLHPVVSQYMVDDSIGKFVGFASQLHLLVNAYESSAEAQFLEDFVADTSGQDNSKSTTTVPPPSVIDRVMKDLFSDEAGNSNYMEAENKHSRAMRGAPADSLFGQFCLHALWFGNCNIRAIAVLWIDFVREIRWCWEESERLPRMKSSSSIDLSSCLIHQKLQMLAICIERKKSLNREKGAGHKDETSNATAVNKTRKGSAGVVPKMMLLNTFQEMHAPYTQDAPLMTEDMHEERLHAAEAFGNAIGLSGQLERDILSSDMSAFKAANPDAVFEDFIRWHSPGDWVSEDKADGNSGWPPKGKLSQRMSEHGNMWRKIWNDAPPLPVSEQKSLLDPVREGEKVLHYLETLRPQQLLEQMVCTAFKSSADILNKTTYGGFKLMKTKMDQLYATMASTLKSLQGNSDISDLAGDLKRLCQVFEHIEKLLILAASIHRKLIDAPRLAQAIFADYFNYYLPKMGSTLESICYEKEFTTKEKVGMHERDALSNLFPPPTANQSWRKVLSMGNLLNGHEPMQREIIFSVKERISNGHYSSPTPLCTDDEQIQTHRMYISGTSNDLWVALSVTSWD